One window of the Bacteroidales bacterium genome contains the following:
- a CDS encoding RNA polymerase sigma factor RpoD/SigA yields MRQLKITKSITNRETASLDKYLQEIGREGLLTTEEEVLLAQKIKAGDQMALERLTKSNLRFVVSVAKQYQNQGLSLPDLINEGNLGLIKAAKRFDETRGFKFISYAVWWIRQSILQALAEQSRIVRLPLNQVGSLNKISKESSKLEQKFERTPTIPELAEALEIPEDKVVDTLKVSNRYVSMDAPLVQEEDSNLLDVYVSPENQPTDSLLITESLQQEIKRSLATLTDKERDVVNLYYGIGKNHGLTLDEIGAKFDLTRERVRQIKEKAIRRLKHTSRSKLLKAYLGQ; encoded by the coding sequence ATGCGCCAGCTCAAAATCACAAAATCAATTACCAACCGTGAAACTGCATCACTTGATAAATATTTACAGGAAATAGGAAGAGAAGGACTGCTTACTACGGAAGAAGAAGTTCTGCTTGCCCAAAAAATCAAAGCAGGCGATCAAATGGCATTGGAACGACTTACTAAGTCAAATCTTCGATTTGTAGTATCTGTTGCAAAACAATATCAAAATCAGGGTTTGAGTTTACCCGACCTTATCAATGAAGGAAACTTAGGGTTAATAAAGGCAGCAAAAAGATTTGATGAAACGAGAGGTTTTAAATTTATTTCTTATGCAGTATGGTGGATACGACAATCCATTTTGCAGGCATTAGCCGAACAATCGCGAATTGTTAGATTACCTTTAAATCAGGTGGGTTCATTAAACAAAATATCAAAAGAATCTTCAAAACTCGAACAAAAATTTGAAAGGACGCCAACTATTCCGGAACTTGCCGAAGCATTAGAAATACCTGAAGATAAAGTTGTGGATACTCTTAAAGTTTCAAACAGATATGTTTCCATGGATGCTCCATTGGTTCAGGAAGAAGATTCTAACTTGCTTGATGTTTATGTTTCGCCGGAAAATCAACCAACAGACAGCTTATTAATTACCGAATCATTGCAACAAGAAATTAAACGTTCACTTGCAACTTTAACAGATAAAGAAAGAGATGTCGTTAATTTATATTATGGAATCGGCAAAAATCATGGTTTAACGTTAGATGAAATCGGTGCAAAATTTGACCTTACCAGAGAAAGAGTACGACAGATTAAAGAAAAAGCAATAAGACGACTTAAACATACTTCACGAAGCAAATTGCTCAAAGCATATCTTGGGCAATAA
- a CDS encoding Do family serine endopeptidase, translating into MFNKILFTFLIGFMGGLFAIGAGKHIEKTQRIKMGIQPEETHFFKANYSISDGNYPDFTKAAEMSVHAVVHVKTQFSQNHNYYNPFPEGDPFHDFFNDRNINPSPKPEMGSGSGVIISDDGYIVTNNHVVNNADQIEVTLNNKKTFKAQIIGTDPITDLALLKIDAVGLSYLRFGNSDSLKVGEWVLAVGNPFNLTSTVTAGIVSAKGRNIGVMGDGPVIESYIQTDAAINPGNSGGALVNTKGELVGINAAIASNTGSYTGYSFAIPVSIVRKVMDDLLKYGAVKRALLGINIKNIDSGLADEKGLKETDGVYVDGVSNNSAADLAGIRKGDVILKINDIKISNTSELQEQVSKFRPGDRINVTIKRDSEERVISVVLKNENGDTEIVKKENSEIISMLGATFEPVTKEEKKRLGIESGVKIKKIDGGKLRNAGIREGFIITLIDKKPINNKEDLKQSFENKKGGILIEGVYPNGTRAYYGFGL; encoded by the coding sequence ATGTTCAATAAAATTTTATTTACCTTTCTAATTGGGTTTATGGGAGGATTGTTTGCAATTGGTGCAGGCAAACATATCGAAAAAACACAAAGGATAAAAATGGGAATTCAACCCGAAGAAACTCATTTCTTCAAAGCAAATTATTCTATTTCTGACGGTAATTATCCTGATTTCACGAAAGCTGCCGAGATGTCGGTTCATGCTGTGGTGCATGTTAAAACGCAGTTTAGCCAAAATCACAATTATTATAATCCCTTTCCTGAAGGAGATCCCTTTCACGATTTTTTTAATGACAGAAATATAAATCCCTCACCAAAACCAGAAATGGGTAGCGGTTCTGGAGTGATAATTTCTGATGACGGTTATATTGTTACAAATAATCATGTCGTTAACAATGCTGACCAGATTGAAGTTACTCTCAATAACAAAAAAACATTTAAAGCGCAGATAATAGGAACCGACCCTATAACCGACCTTGCATTGCTAAAAATTGATGCCGTCGGTTTAAGTTACCTGCGATTCGGAAATTCTGACAGTTTGAAAGTCGGTGAGTGGGTTCTGGCAGTTGGCAATCCTTTTAATCTTACATCAACCGTTACGGCAGGTATTGTCAGTGCTAAAGGAAGAAATATCGGTGTCATGGGTGATGGTCCTGTTATCGAATCATATATACAGACTGATGCGGCAATAAATCCAGGCAACAGCGGAGGAGCTTTGGTGAATACAAAAGGAGAATTAGTAGGAATTAATGCGGCTATTGCTTCCAATACAGGTTCATACACAGGTTATTCTTTTGCAATACCAGTAAGCATAGTAAGAAAGGTTATGGATGATTTACTCAAATACGGTGCCGTTAAAAGAGCTTTGCTTGGCATAAACATAAAAAATATTGATTCTGGTTTGGCAGATGAAAAAGGGCTGAAAGAAACTGACGGTGTATATGTTGACGGAGTAAGCAACAATAGTGCTGCAGATTTGGCAGGTATTCGCAAAGGTGATGTTATACTTAAGATTAATGATATTAAAATTAGTAACACTTCCGAATTGCAGGAGCAGGTTTCTAAATTTCGTCCCGGAGACAGAATAAATGTTACAATAAAAAGAGATTCGGAAGAGCGGGTTATATCAGTAGTATTGAAGAATGAAAATGGTGATACTGAAATTGTAAAAAAAGAAAATTCGGAAATAATTTCAATGCTTGGTGCAACATTTGAACCTGTTACAAAAGAAGAAAAGAAGCGGCTCGGTATCGAAAGCGGAGTGAAAATAAAAAAAATAGATGGAGGTAAACTTCGTAATGCAGGCATAAGAGAGGGTTTTATAATCACTCTTATTGACAAAAAGCCGATAAATAACAAAGAAGATTTAAAACAATCATTTGAAAATAAAAAAGGTGGCATATTAATTGAAGGTGTTTATCCTAATGGAACAAGAGCATATTATGGTTTCGGACTATAA
- a CDS encoding cation diffusion facilitator family transporter, protein MDLQKKKIGVAKLSVISNLTLVLFKLVIGLIIGSVAVISEAIHSAIDFLASVVALFAVKKSNQPPDDKHPFGHGKYENISGAIEAFLIFVAAGWIISESIDKLLNPSGIEKIHLGIFIMLISSAVNVFVSRKLFKIGKEADSIALKADAWHLLTDVYTSLGVGVGLGIIAITGYFFSEININWLDPVIAIAVALFIIKAAYELTVQSVSGLLDSSLPKEEEIKVIEIINSMRPNIYSFHNFKTRKAGDERFVEFHLIVDSNMTVQSSHDICDEITKRIRENFPKTMVMIHTEPCDNSCKKKCLENCRVKEKEH, encoded by the coding sequence ATGGATTTACAAAAGAAAAAAATTGGCGTAGCAAAATTATCTGTTATTTCAAACCTTACACTTGTTTTATTCAAGCTTGTTATCGGACTTATAATAGGTTCGGTTGCCGTAATTTCAGAAGCCATACATTCTGCAATCGATTTTTTGGCTTCAGTGGTTGCTCTTTTTGCTGTTAAAAAATCAAATCAACCACCAGATGATAAACATCCATTCGGACATGGTAAATATGAAAATATTTCAGGTGCAATAGAAGCGTTTTTGATTTTTGTTGCTGCCGGCTGGATAATTTCCGAATCTATCGACAAACTGTTGAACCCTTCGGGAATCGAAAAAATTCATCTGGGAATATTTATTATGCTGATTTCTTCAGCTGTTAACGTTTTCGTATCACGAAAACTATTTAAAATAGGTAAAGAAGCTGATTCAATTGCTCTGAAAGCTGATGCATGGCATTTACTGACTGATGTTTATACTTCACTGGGAGTTGGAGTTGGTTTAGGAATTATCGCAATAACAGGATATTTCTTTTCTGAAATAAATATAAACTGGCTTGACCCTGTAATTGCAATAGCTGTTGCATTATTTATAATTAAAGCAGCGTACGAACTGACAGTTCAATCTGTTAGCGGCCTACTTGACTCGAGTTTACCTAAAGAAGAAGAAATAAAAGTTATTGAAATTATTAATTCAATGCGTCCGAATATTTACAGTTTTCATAATTTCAAAACCCGAAAAGCAGGTGACGAAAGGTTTGTGGAATTTCATCTCATTGTTGATTCAAATATGACCGTTCAGAGTTCCCACGATATTTGCGATGAAATCACAAAAAGAATAAGAGAAAATTTTCCAAAAACCATGGTAATGATTCATACTGAACCATGCGATAATTCATGTAAAAAGAAATGTCTGGAAAATTGCAGGGTGAAAGAAAAAGAGCATTAA
- a CDS encoding substrate-binding domain-containing protein, giving the protein MRKILISITAISVFLFLGCKSGSKKKLDLKGNITIATAENTSAFIKNITGEFMKNYPNIKIDVIAMDADMYVESALLNEMINIGVITVNSAQSEAKRKINSFCFAQDAVVGIVNSENQVVEALLNKGISKKEFENIFINGNNVNWGSFGNSKNKDIVNTYIRGDECSDAEAWADFLGKKTADLKGTKVVGGNNMLSAVEKDKSGIGYVGFNLAYASSTKYEKEGIKIIPIDKNENGILDDNENYTFRKDSILKAIFQGRYPHALTEDILIITKKEKADDITSELIKWVLTDGQAFINEAGFAKASNNKIQESLNKFKKLK; this is encoded by the coding sequence ATGAGAAAAATATTAATATCAATTACAGCAATATCTGTATTTTTATTTTTGGGATGTAAATCGGGAAGTAAAAAAAAGTTAGACCTTAAAGGAAATATAACAATCGCAACAGCAGAAAATACAAGTGCATTTATAAAAAATATAACTGGAGAATTCATGAAAAATTATCCTAATATTAAAATTGATGTCATTGCTATGGATGCGGATATGTATGTGGAAAGTGCTCTTTTAAATGAGATGATAAACATTGGGGTGATTACAGTAAATTCGGCTCAAAGTGAAGCAAAAAGAAAAATTAATTCTTTTTGCTTTGCACAAGATGCAGTGGTTGGTATTGTAAATTCAGAAAATCAGGTTGTTGAAGCACTGTTAAATAAAGGAATCAGTAAAAAGGAATTTGAGAATATTTTTATAAACGGAAACAATGTTAACTGGGGTTCGTTTGGAAATTCAAAAAACAAAGATATTGTAAATACATATATTCGAGGAGATGAATGTTCCGATGCTGAAGCATGGGCTGATTTTTTGGGTAAAAAAACAGCGGATTTGAAAGGAACAAAAGTTGTTGGCGGAAATAATATGCTCTCTGCGGTTGAAAAAGATAAGAGCGGAATTGGGTATGTCGGTTTTAATCTCGCTTATGCTTCTTCAACAAAGTATGAAAAAGAAGGAATAAAAATCATTCCCATTGATAAAAACGAAAACGGAATACTTGATGATAATGAAAATTATACTTTCAGAAAAGACAGCATTTTAAAAGCAATTTTTCAGGGAAGATATCCTCATGCGTTGACAGAAGATATTCTTATAATTACTAAAAAAGAAAAAGCAGATGACATTACTTCGGAACTTATTAAATGGGTGCTTACCGATGGGCAGGCATTTATTAATGAAGCCGGATTTGCTAAAGCTTCAAATAATAAAATTCAGGAGTCGTTGAATAAATTTAAAAAATTAAAATGA
- the hisS gene encoding histidine--tRNA ligase → MIKNISIPKGTRDFSPEEVVKRKYIFNTIEKIFQLYGYMPIETPAMENLSTLTGKYGDEGDRLIFKILNSGNFLKNVDLSEKNQNKIGAQICEKALRYDLTVPFARYVVMRQNEITFPFKRYQLQPVWRADKPQKGRYREFFQCDVDVIGSNSLLNEVELIQIIDKIFNEIDINVKIKINNRKILSGIAEIIGEPEKITDITVAIDKIEKIGLDKVVEELLNKGISQEAIEKLKPVINIKGITSERIKQLKDILINSETGMKGIEEAESIFNYMSLIPIKSEIELDLNLARGLNYYTGTIIEVKAKDSAIGSICGGGRYDDLTGIFGLPDVSGVGISFGADRIYDVLTELNLFPEKSGVTTKLLFINFGKEEEKYCLKIISEIRNAGISSELYPESAKLKKQMSYADNKKIPFVALIGSEEMQNNSITLKDMKSGEQKKMSISDLLEFLKEQK, encoded by the coding sequence ATGATAAAAAATATTTCTATTCCTAAGGGAACACGCGACTTTTCACCCGAAGAAGTTGTAAAGCGAAAATATATTTTCAATACAATTGAAAAGATTTTTCAACTTTATGGCTACATGCCAATTGAAACTCCTGCAATGGAAAATCTTTCCACACTTACCGGAAAGTACGGAGATGAGGGCGACAGATTGATTTTTAAAATTCTTAATTCTGGAAATTTTCTTAAAAATGTTGATTTATCAGAAAAAAATCAAAATAAAATCGGAGCGCAAATTTGCGAAAAAGCCCTGCGTTATGATTTAACAGTTCCTTTTGCACGTTATGTTGTGATGAGGCAAAATGAAATTACTTTTCCTTTTAAGCGGTACCAGCTCCAACCGGTGTGGCGTGCCGATAAACCACAGAAGGGACGATACAGGGAATTTTTTCAGTGCGATGTTGATGTTATTGGCAGCAACTCATTGTTAAATGAAGTTGAATTAATTCAGATTATTGATAAAATTTTTAATGAAATCGATATTAATGTTAAAATTAAAATAAACAACAGAAAAATATTAAGCGGCATTGCCGAAATTATCGGCGAACCAGAAAAGATTACCGATATTACTGTTGCGATAGATAAAATCGAAAAAATAGGATTAGATAAAGTTGTTGAAGAACTTTTAAATAAAGGAATAAGTCAAGAAGCAATAGAAAAATTAAAACCCGTAATAAATATCAAAGGCATTACAAGCGAAAGAATAAAACAACTTAAAGATATTTTAATAAATTCCGAAACCGGCATGAAAGGCATTGAAGAAGCCGAATCTATTTTTAATTATATGAGTTTAATTCCAATAAAATCCGAAATTGAACTTGATTTGAATTTAGCAAGAGGATTAAATTATTACACTGGAACAATTATTGAAGTTAAAGCAAAAGATTCGGCAATTGGCAGTATTTGCGGCGGCGGTCGCTATGATGATTTAACGGGAATTTTCGGATTGCCTGATGTCTCTGGTGTGGGAATTTCTTTCGGTGCCGACAGAATTTATGATGTTTTAACAGAATTAAATCTTTTCCCCGAAAAATCTGGTGTTACAACAAAACTTCTTTTTATAAATTTCGGTAAAGAAGAAGAAAAATATTGTTTAAAAATTATTTCCGAAATCAGAAATGCAGGAATAAGTTCAGAGCTTTACCCCGAATCCGCTAAACTAAAAAAGCAAATGAGTTATGCCGATAACAAAAAAATTCCTTTTGTTGCTCTTATCGGAAGCGAAGAAATGCAAAACAATTCAATTACTCTCAAAGACATGAAAAGCGGTGAACAAAAAAAGATGAGTATTAGTGATTTGCTTGAATTTTTAAAAGAGCAGAAATAA
- the rplT gene encoding 50S ribosomal protein L20: MPRSVNAVAARNKRKKVLKLAKGNFGKRKNVWTVAKNTVEKGLQYAYADRKKKKRNFRALWITRINAGVRQYGLSYSEFIGKLIKANITINRKTLADLAMNEPAAFKAIVDSVK, translated from the coding sequence ATGCCAAGGTCAGTAAATGCAGTTGCGGCACGCAACAAAAGAAAAAAAGTTCTGAAATTAGCAAAAGGTAATTTCGGAAAAAGAAAAAATGTTTGGACAGTAGCAAAAAACACTGTCGAAAAAGGTTTGCAATATGCTTATGCAGACAGAAAGAAAAAGAAAAGAAATTTCAGAGCACTATGGATTACCAGAATTAATGCAGGTGTCCGTCAGTACGGATTGTCATATTCTGAATTCATAGGCAAGCTTATAAAAGCAAACATAACGATAAACAGAAAAACACTTGCCGATTTGGCAATGAATGAACCCGCAGCTTTTAAAGCTATAGTGGATTCAGTAAAATAA
- the rpmI gene encoding 50S ribosomal protein L35, whose amino-acid sequence MPKTKSKSSVKKRFSLTASGKVKRKHAFKSHILTKKTKKRKRNLTKTSTVDKADAKNIKAMLSK is encoded by the coding sequence ATGCCAAAGACAAAATCAAAATCGAGCGTAAAAAAAAGATTTTCTTTAACAGCATCAGGAAAAGTTAAAAGAAAACATGCTTTCAAAAGCCATATATTAACCAAGAAAACAAAAAAGAGAAAACGTAATTTAACCAAGACCTCTACGGTTGATAAAGCAGATGCAAAAAATATTAAAGCAATGCTTTCAAAATAG
- the infC gene encoding translation initiation factor IF-3, protein MATTFFNKNKGDNRYQRRDSRFKKEDAHKINNRITVTHVRLVGNNVEQGIVPTTRALEIANELGLDLVEISPTANPPVCKVIDYKKFLYEQKKKQKELKSKTAQVITKELRFTPNTDEHDFNFKLNHAVKFLKEGAKVKADVFFKGRSILYKEQGEIILLKLAAALEEWGKVEQLPKLEGKRMMMIISPKKK, encoded by the coding sequence ATAGCAACAACATTTTTCAACAAAAACAAAGGAGACAATCGCTATCAGAGACGCGATAGCCGTTTTAAAAAAGAAGACGCACATAAAATAAATAACAGAATAACTGTTACACATGTCAGATTAGTCGGAAACAATGTAGAACAAGGAATAGTTCCGACAACAAGAGCTCTTGAAATAGCAAATGAGTTAGGCTTGGACCTTGTGGAAATTTCTCCAACTGCGAATCCTCCTGTTTGTAAAGTTATAGATTATAAAAAATTTCTTTACGAACAAAAGAAAAAACAGAAGGAATTGAAATCAAAAACAGCACAGGTAATTACAAAAGAATTGCGGTTTACACCTAACACCGATGAACACGATTTTAACTTCAAATTAAATCATGCAGTTAAATTCCTGAAAGAAGGAGCAAAAGTAAAAGCTGATGTGTTTTTTAAAGGTCGTTCCATACTTTACAAGGAACAAGGCGAAATAATACTTCTGAAGCTGGCAGCAGCTCTTGAAGAATGGGGAAAAGTAGAACAACTACCCAAACTTGAAGGAAAAAGAATGATGATGATAATTTCACCGAAAAAGAAATAA
- the thrS gene encoding threonine--tRNA ligase produces MINITLPNNTVREYPEGITGMDIALSISEGLARNVLAVKVNNEIWDLTRPINNDAKVTLFTWNDDEGKATIWHSSAHIMAEAIEFFYPGVKFGIGPNIESGFYYDIDLGDKTISSDDFKKLEDKMLEIAKQKNKFVRKEISKQEAIKYFTEKGDEYKLDLLKDLEDGTISLYTSGNFTDLCRGPHLADTSQIKAIKLLNVAGAYWRGDETKKQLTRVYGITFPKQKELTDYLVLLEEAKKRDHRKIGKELELFTFSQKVGLGLPLWLPNGTSIRERLESFLRIAQKKAGYTPVMTPHIGGKELYITSGHYEKYGATSFQPIKTPVEGEEFMLKPMNCPHHCEIYKSKPRSYKDLPLRLSEFGTVYRYEQSGELHGLTRVRGFTQDDAHIFCTPEQVKKEFEGVIDIVFYIFKTLDFKDFTVQISLRDQNDKEKYIGTDENWEKAEKAIIEVTEEKGLKAKIEIGEAAFYGPKLDFMVKDAIGRKWQLGTIQVDYNLPERFELEYTGSDNTKYRPVMIHRAPFGSMERFVAVLIEHCAGNFPLWLAPVQTIILPISEKFNEYSKKVLNLLNNYDIRSEIDERDEKIGKKIRDAEIEKVPYMLIVGEKEQENNNVSVRKHKEGDLGIFTIEKYAEIINKEIKNLLEKSEK; encoded by the coding sequence ATGATAAATATTACTTTACCAAATAATACAGTTAGAGAGTATCCTGAAGGTATTACAGGAATGGACATTGCTTTAAGCATAAGCGAAGGGCTTGCAAGAAATGTATTGGCAGTAAAAGTCAATAATGAAATCTGGGATTTAACACGCCCCATCAATAATGATGCGAAAGTTACTTTATTTACTTGGAATGATGATGAAGGAAAAGCAACTATATGGCATTCTTCAGCACATATAATGGCAGAGGCAATTGAATTCTTTTATCCCGGTGTAAAATTCGGAATAGGTCCAAATATAGAAAGTGGATTTTATTACGACATTGATTTAGGCGATAAAACTATTTCGTCAGATGATTTTAAGAAGCTCGAAGATAAAATGCTTGAAATTGCAAAGCAAAAAAATAAATTTGTACGCAAAGAAATTTCAAAACAGGAAGCAATAAAATATTTTACTGAAAAGGGCGATGAATACAAGCTTGACTTACTTAAAGATTTAGAAGACGGAACAATTTCATTATACACAAGTGGTAATTTCACCGACCTCTGCCGCGGACCTCATTTAGCCGACACTTCTCAAATAAAAGCAATTAAATTATTAAATGTTGCCGGTGCATATTGGCGTGGTGATGAAACAAAAAAACAACTCACACGTGTTTATGGAATTACTTTTCCAAAGCAAAAAGAACTGACGGATTACCTTGTTTTACTTGAAGAAGCAAAAAAACGCGACCACAGAAAAATTGGTAAAGAACTTGAACTTTTCACATTTTCACAAAAAGTAGGTTTAGGCTTGCCATTGTGGTTACCTAATGGAACATCAATAAGAGAACGTCTAGAAAGTTTTCTGCGCATTGCTCAAAAAAAAGCGGGATATACTCCTGTTATGACTCCTCATATTGGCGGAAAAGAACTTTACATAACTTCAGGTCATTATGAAAAATATGGAGCTACTTCTTTTCAACCAATAAAAACACCTGTTGAAGGCGAGGAGTTTATGCTTAAGCCAATGAACTGCCCACATCATTGCGAAATTTATAAAAGCAAACCGCGTTCATATAAAGATTTGCCGTTGCGTCTTTCCGAATTCGGAACAGTATATCGCTACGAACAAAGCGGCGAATTGCATGGATTGACAAGAGTAAGAGGTTTCACACAGGATGATGCACATATATTTTGTACACCGGAGCAGGTAAAAAAAGAATTTGAAGGTGTAATTGACATTGTTTTTTATATTTTCAAAACTCTTGATTTCAAAGATTTCACAGTTCAGATTTCTTTGAGGGACCAAAATGACAAAGAAAAATATATCGGCACCGATGAAAACTGGGAAAAAGCAGAGAAAGCAATTATTGAAGTTACAGAAGAAAAAGGTCTGAAAGCAAAAATTGAAATCGGTGAAGCTGCATTTTACGGACCAAAGCTCGATTTCATGGTGAAAGATGCAATAGGCAGAAAATGGCAGCTTGGAACTATTCAGGTTGATTATAATTTACCGGAAAGATTTGAACTCGAATATACGGGAAGCGACAATACTAAATATCGCCCTGTGATGATACATCGCGCTCCGTTCGGTTCAATGGAGAGGTTTGTGGCAGTTTTAATTGAACACTGTGCCGGAAACTTCCCGCTTTGGCTTGCTCCTGTGCAAACAATAATTCTTCCAATCAGCGAAAAATTTAATGAATATTCAAAAAAAGTTTTAAATTTGCTGAATAATTACGATATTCGCAGCGAAATTGATGAAAGAGATGAAAAAATAGGCAAGAAAATTCGTGATGCTGAAATCGAAAAAGTTCCTTATATGCTTATAGTCGGTGAGAAAGAACAGGAAAATAATAACGTTTCTGTCAGAAAACATAAAGAAGGTGATTTAGGAATTTTTACTATTGAAAAATATGCCGAAATAATTAATAAAGAAATTAAAAACCTTTTAGAGAAATCTGAAAAATAA
- a CDS encoding MauE/DoxX family redox-associated membrane protein, with protein sequence MFKKTFCIFLSVIIGLFFILSAYLKLYPIEILELKIVDTNFFNWFISPFIARFVIFIELLIGILFILNIKLNKVTYKATIVLLIFFTLYLFAELLIYGNNGNCNCLGNAMKLTPIESIVKNIVLILLIIFLLNTNNTSDFFEKHRKYLLVLFSIAALTTPYILNPVNFSSSIVNNDEIGYKLELELIYKNTKVEKPKDDLAKGKIIVAFLSLTCPHCKIAAYKLHIIKKKNPKIPIYFILNGDKKDYKDFWAETHAEEIPHSLFLGNDFLKLSGVHIPAIFWLNNGIVENKVKYVFLNQSDIERWLSSDNATK encoded by the coding sequence ATGTTTAAAAAAACATTTTGCATTTTCTTAAGTGTAATAATTGGATTATTCTTTATTCTATCCGCATATTTAAAGCTATATCCCATTGAAATTTTAGAATTAAAAATTGTGGACACAAATTTTTTTAACTGGTTTATATCTCCGTTTATTGCAAGGTTTGTTATTTTCATTGAATTGTTAATCGGAATTTTATTTATTTTAAATATTAAATTAAATAAAGTTACATACAAAGCCACAATAGTATTACTTATCTTTTTTACATTATACTTATTTGCAGAATTACTAATTTATGGAAACAATGGAAACTGCAATTGCTTGGGAAACGCAATGAAATTAACCCCAATTGAGTCAATTGTAAAAAACATAGTTTTAATTTTATTAATTATATTTTTATTAAATACAAATAACACTTCTGATTTTTTTGAAAAACATCGAAAATATTTATTGGTATTATTTAGCATTGCTGCTTTAACCACGCCATACATTTTAAATCCTGTTAATTTTTCATCATCTATTGTTAATAATGATGAAATTGGGTACAAGTTAGAACTTGAGCTTATTTATAAAAACACTAAAGTCGAAAAGCCAAAAGATGATTTAGCAAAAGGCAAAATAATTGTTGCTTTTCTTAGTTTAACTTGTCCTCATTGCAAAATAGCAGCATACAAACTACATATTATAAAAAAGAAAAATCCTAAAATTCCTATTTATTTCATATTAAATGGCGACAAAAAAGATTATAAAGATTTTTGGGCTGAAACACATGCCGAAGAAATACCACATAGTTTATTTTTAGGTAACGATTTTTTAAAATTAAGTGGTGTTCATATCCCTGCAATATTTTGGCTAAACAATGGCATTGTTGAAAACAAAGTAAAATATGTTTTCCTTAACCAATCTGATATTGAGAGATGGCTAAGTAGTGATAACGCTACAAAATAA